The Fervidobacterium sp. sequence AAAGAATATTAGAAATATTAAGGGACTGGGAAGAAGGTCATAAGAAAATAATAGAAGAGCAGATCAGAGAAATCATCGAAAAAAATAACTTGGAACTTGGATTTTACCCATTTTAAGAAAGTGAGCCTTTAAGGCTCACTTTCTACTACTTGAGGTTTAACTCATAATATAAACCATAATGATCAGAAACTTTCGTTTCCTTAAAAACCACATAACCACTTTTGCACGATATATCCTCAGGAATCAGCACATAGTCTATCCTTGATTGCTGCGATTGTTTATCACCAACAAAAGTAGGTTCATGGGGAGTATCAGCATTTACAATCAGCCAGCAATCAATAAGCTTTTTTCCAATTACTTTTGATTCTGTTATAGCTTTATAACAGTTACTTTCAGAAGAAACATTAAAATCTCCTGCTATAATGAATTTCTCATTTTTTCTTTCTTCTATCCATTCTAATAACTTTTCAAACTCATTTTCAAATCCATCCTCAAACCAATTAAAGTGTACATTGTAAACATCTAAATATACACCATTTATATCTATAGTCGCTCTTAATATCCTCCTTGTGTGAAAATCCTCCGGTGAACAATTCTTCGATAAACATCTGCTTTCAACTTCACAGATCTTGTGTTTAGTTATTAAACCATTGCCTTCCTCCCAAATCCCAAAACCATAGTGAGTAAATGACCAAACAAAGTTATTCGGAAAATTACACTCGTTCAAAATATCGCTAATTATGCGGATATAGTTGCTTTTCTTCAATTCAAAACCAAACAACGAAAGATCAGCGGTTTCTTCCTTGTATTGACCTGCTTCTTGAAAAAAAGCTATATCAACATCTTTTTCCATTATGAACTCAGCTATATGTTTTTGAATTGGGCGATATACACTCAGAAATTTCTGAAGATCATTAAACAATTCAAATTTTACTTCTTGGTAAGTGTGCAGGTTCAAAGTTAAAATTTTTACAATCATTCGTTATCCCCCTATGCAAAAGAATTTTGAACAGATTAAACTCTTTCCAAAAGAATCATTTGAAAA is a genomic window containing:
- a CDS encoding endonuclease/exonuclease/phosphatase family protein, with the translated sequence MIVKILTLNLHTYQEVKFELFNDLQKFLSVYRPIQKHIAEFIMEKDVDIAFFQEAGQYKEETADLSLFGFELKKSNYIRIISDILNECNFPNNFVWSFTHYGFGIWEEGNGLITKHKICEVESRCLSKNCSPEDFHTRRILRATIDINGVYLDVYNVHFNWFEDGFENEFEKLLEWIEERKNEKFIIAGDFNVSSESNCYKAITESKVIGKKLIDCWLIVNADTPHEPTFVGDKQSQQSRIDYVLIPEDISCKSGYVVFKETKVSDHYGLYYELNLK